A part of Clostridia bacterium genomic DNA contains:
- the cas4 gene encoding CRISPR-associated protein Cas4, whose product MENTEIKVTGTLMWYYYICHREVWLMARHVEPESDHAHLELGRFLQETAYPRDKKEVLVGHLKFDLVRKKDGQWIIGEVKKSSKYEKSATMQLALYLYELRELGIEAQGELLFPEEKKRLTVALNSQLEAEIEKAKRDILRIAYQDMPPPPVKGKYCRNCAYGDFCWA is encoded by the coding sequence ATGGAAAATACCGAAATCAAGGTTACCGGTACCTTAATGTGGTACTATTACATCTGCCACCGGGAAGTCTGGCTCATGGCGCGCCATGTTGAGCCGGAAAGTGACCATGCTCATTTGGAATTAGGTCGATTTTTGCAGGAAACGGCTTATCCCCGGGACAAAAAAGAGGTGTTGGTGGGCCATTTAAAATTTGATTTGGTTAGGAAAAAAGACGGCCAATGGATAATAGGAGAAGTCAAAAAGTCTTCCAAGTATGAGAAAAGCGCCACCATGCAACTGGCACTTTATCTCTATGAGCTACGAGAGCTAGGTATAGAGGCGCAAGGCGAGCTTCTGTTTCCTGAAGAAAAGAAGAGGCTAACTGTTGCTTTGAACTCTCAGTTGGAGGCGGAAATCGAAAAAGCAAAGAGAGACATTCTACGCATTGCATATCAGGATATGCCCCCACCGCCGGTAAAGGGTAAATATTGCCGGAACTGTGCCTATGGTGATTTTTGCTGGGCCTAG